Proteins from a single region of Macrotis lagotis isolate mMagLag1 chromosome 2, bilby.v1.9.chrom.fasta, whole genome shotgun sequence:
- the LOC141511602 gene encoding olfactory receptor 10P22-like produces the protein MDDDNSTGVTEFILLGFSYLGSKQRVLFWGVLFVHLVTLLGNSLIITLTLLDSVLSTPMYFFLRHLSVIEIFYTITVVPRMLIDLLFSHPPLSPAGCFAQMYFFALLGIAECCLLSAMAYDRYAAICQPLHYTSLMNRQVCVGMVSACYIMGIITATTNALLICTLPFRGTNIVHHFLCDNLPVMILAKGDPFRGKVGNLTFTLLFITTPFALILFSYVRILITVLGVASAQGRQKVFSTCSSHLLVVILFFGTAILAYMKPGTNVPKDSDQILSLFYMVVTPMFNPFIYTLRNKEVMGALRRKITKHL, from the coding sequence ATGGATGATGATAACAGTACAGGAGTGACTGAATTTATTTTGTTGGGATTCTCATATTTGGGGTCCAAGCAGAGGGTCCTCTTTTGGGGTGTGCTCTTTGTCCACTTAGTCACCTTGCTAGGCAACTCCTTGATCATCACTCTTACACTGTTGGACTCAGTCCTGAGCACTCCCATGTATTTCTTCCTTCGGCATCTCTCTGTGATAGAGATTTTCTACACTATTACGGTTGTACCTAGGATGCTGATTGATCTTCTCTTCTCACATCCTCCCCTCTCTCCTGCTGGCTGCTTTGCTCAAATGTATTTCTTTGCCCTTCTTGGAATTGCTGAATGCTGTCTCCTCTCTGCCATGGCTTATGATCGTTATGCTGCAATTTGCCAACCCTTGCATTATACCAGCTTGATGAACAGGCAGGTATGTGTGGGTATGGTGAGTGCTTGTTATATAATGGGCATCATCACAGCTACTACCAATGCCTTATTGATCTGTACCTTGCCCTTTCGTGGCACCAACATTGTTCACCACTTCCTATGTGACAATTTACCTGTTATGATTCTGGCAAAAGGAGACCCATTCCGGGGTAAAGTTGGGAATCTTACTTTTACTCTGCTGTTTATTACCACTCCCTTTGCACTGATTCTGTTTTCCTATGTTCGCATCCTCATTACTGTCCTTGGAGTAGCTTCTGCTCAGGGACGGCAAAAAGTCTTCTCTACTTGCTCTTCCCACCTTCTTGTTGTCATACTTTTTTTTGGGACTGCCATCCTTGCCTACATGAAACCTGGAACCAATGTTCCTAAGGACTCAGACCAAATCCTCTCCCTTTTCTACATGGTTGTAACTCCCATGTTCAATCCTTTTATCTATACTTTGAGGAACAAGGAGGTGATGGGAGCCCTGAGGCGTAAGATAACAAAACATCTTTGA